The DNA region TACGTTCCCGGAGCGCATGGGATAGGCCTGTTCTCCAGGCGGCGGGTACTGTCCATTAGGTGGTCCCTGATATGGCGGCTGCccatgtggtggtggtggtggtggtggtggttggtaaGCTCTGCCCATAGGAGGTGTCGGCGTATCTCTGGCAGGCGGGCCGGCCGGACGCCCTCGCATGAGATGGGTCTGGAATTTGGCTTGCTCCATGTAGGCATTGCGGGCAGCCAGCAGAGCGTTCTCGATGGGTCGAACCAATTCAAGTGGGAAGACCGGTTTCTTGGAGATGGACCCGGCTACAGGTTCCTTCCATGTCTTCAGCATTTCGTCCATCTTTCTCCGTGTCGCGTTGTCGACTTTGGTGTAGGAACCCATGAAGATTTGATAGAGCTTCGGGCCGAAATATAGGGCGTAGGGAGTCGGAACATTCTTCACGATCGAGTCCAGGACGTAGAGGGCGGGTagggttttggaggcggGTGCCTATCGTGATGTTAGCATTTCTGAATATCAAGGATCAGAAGGACAATCTGCAAGTCACGACGTTACCTCTTTGATGTGATTTGTGAGGGCCTCTGAAATGGCCAGACCATGGTCGGCGTTCTCTCGGGCGATGTTGGTCAATGTGACGATTTCAAAGCGAGCATTGGTGGTCAAGTCCTGGAGCGCCTCACGGAAATCGGCCGCCACTTCATCGCCGTGGTCTTCCATGATGGATGTGAAACGTGGGAAGGGGCAATCAACAAGTCAATCCAGTGATGCTCAACAAGTAGTAGAGATATCGCTGTTCTGCTGCAATGGATTGCTTGGagagaagatgatgatgactaGTAGAGGAGAGCAGGAAATAATATCGCTCCGTTCCCCAGCTACCCTGCAGGCCTCACGCGCGATGCTCCTCCGCGAATTCTCCCCTGCAATCACAAGCCAAATCCCATCCGCAGATTTGCCTACTATATCAACTGAaatggaaagaaaaagaatcaGAGGAGACTCTGATGGCCGGCGGAGCTGGTTAGATGGAAGATCTGAAGTCGCGACTCGATGGATGCTAGAATGTGGTGGATGGAATCAGCGACtgttggttgtggttggttggcgGTCTGCCGCGGATCGGTCGAATCTCAAATGGCCGACGAGCGAGAAACTTTCCGCTTGAATTCGCCGCTAGAAGTTATTCACTCTGTCAGTGAGCCGccggctgcttctgcttTTTTGTGATTTGAGCAGAAACTGCAAAAGTCGCAAGTTGTGTTCACGGTTGGGGAAAAGCTTGGAGTCGGTCTCTTTGCCTTTTGTTGTGGGGCGCTGGCACTGTGGAATTGGTCAGGAAGCCCAGTCCACAAAGTTTGATAAGCTGATACGCACGGGCCATCCAGCTGGGTCGATGGGTCCAAGAACATGAGGGTATCACGAGCACATGAGATTCACAAAATGCAAGTGCTTGGTTAGGGCCTGGAACCTATATACGTTCTTTCCTGCTAGCTCTACAGTGCCTCACTTACAGTCTGCCATTTCTGCAGAGAGACCTATTCAaatcacctcaccacccccatagGAAACAAATAGCCCGCATCACCCAAgccccctcaccaaccacaaacatcaccccgccacaacccccttccaTGTAGATGAACTTGAAAGCCCGCACCCCATCTCAGAATCTCTGCCGTTTCGCCTACAAGGTCTACACAAGTGTCCTACCCTGTCCATAACGGATTCACATCACACATTCATCATTGAGAACCGACGGGCAGCACAAAGAAACCACACATCCATTCAACCAACCGCCCTTGTAAACAGGCAGGAACCGCATTCCACATTTACATCCCCAGCCCAGCCGACACACATCGTCTTGACCAGAAACAAGCCCTCCGAAATATATACATACAAAGAAATAAACGCTGTGATCCCTTCTTCAGAACAAATGTATCAAAAACAAAgtataccaccaccaccaccgccgccgccgctcccatcatcgtcaccgaTTCATGACATAACCCCAAAAAGATAAAACACAAAGCCCCCTTTATATAGGACCACCGTTCCCaccccacacccacaccactGTAAACCATCGCTCAAAAGCAGAAACGGAAAAACACTTTGGGTTTTGCTCCCCAACCATAAGCCGACCTCCAAAGACATAATCCATGACTAACAAGATTATGATATACCCGCACTATAATTCCACGCTCTTGTCAGACGCCCAAACGCCATGCTTCTTTCGAGTCCGACCAAAAACACAATTCCAACCAGCCTCTCCTGGCCCCCACACAGCTAACCCCATAGCTGAGTTGTCTCTTACAACTCTCTTACAACAGCAAAAACGTCCATCACGTTATACCAGCTGGCCAAGAACAGCACCCTGAGGTACACGCACATTGGTAATGACCTCCCTGATGGTGGAGCCCCAGTACGGTAAGCTGCTGTAGAACATGGCACCCATCATGAGGACGAGAAGAGGAATCTGTAGCACATGGTTAGCATGTTGTCATCAAAAACATCATGGGCGAGTCGACATACCCAAATGAAGAACAGATTCCGATCCCCACTCAGCCTCTTCATCCTTTCGGCGCGCGCCCTCAAGATCCTTTCCCGCTGAGCCTCAGTGATGGCATTCTTGGGCCCAATCTCGATGAAAGCGGCATCTTCATCCGAGAACTgttcctccgcctccacaaCTGGGGCCGTGACAGTCAGGGCCTCTTGAGTAGAGGGCCCAGCCTCGTCGTACAGGGCGGCACACTTGACATctgcctcggcctcggcggcagcTTGAACTGCAGACGATTGCTTCTTGTCATAAGTATCTTGCTGGAAGATTTCGCTGTACGCTGGTGGTGCCTGGATTGGCGCGGGTTGAGCACTGGTGGCCATCGACGAGAGAGCGTGCCACAGCTCCTTGATAGAGGAAACATCCTCCACGTTTGAGTCTGGACGAGGGCCGCCTAGGTTGGGAACCATCGAGGCTAACCGTTGCATCACAGCGGCCTGGTAATCTGGCATCTGAGGGATGTACGGCATTGGTAGGTTCTGCAGGATGTTGAGTTGCATAGCCTGCTGCAGTTGCTGGAACTGAGTAGTCATGTGGTCCCTAAACGCAGTCATGGCGGCTGTCGGCAAAGCAAGCCCACCCAGACCATCAGTGCCACGGCGCTGCCGACGGGGTGCATCATCTGCCGGTGGAGCTGGTGTGATACTGTTGTTTCCGCGCATATCGAGCCactcgtcttcttcgtcagCATTCCCAGAAGCCGCGTCGCTCTCTTCCGTGGTCGCAAATGTCGAATACTCTGGACTTTCCTCGCCGTCATCGGCCTCCACCTTGAGACTGTTATCACTCTCTGCATCCTTGCTTTCGGGTGCGGGCAGTGCCTTTGCGAGATTGAGTGCACTGTTGACCCTGCTATGGAGAGAGACGCCGCTGCGGGAGCGCGTGTGTGATTCAAAGCGGTTGATGGCTCGAATGGCGGCTGGTGACTTGGCCACATCCGCAGCAGTCAGACCCGACAGTGTCCGCAGTGTGGAATCCGCGCCGTGCGAAGTCAGAAGGCGGATAATGTCTGGCCGGTTCTTGAGAGACGCCATGTGCAACGCTGTGTATCCGGCCTTATCTCGCACGTCGGGATTTGCTCCGCGAGCCAAAAGACCAGCGACAAAGCGATGAAGGCCAAGATAGCACGCGACATGCAAGGCAGTTTGACCCGTCGCCCTCGTCCTCAAGTTGAACCGAGCCGAGTGTGGGCTGTCATCGAGATCAATCATCTCCAAAACGTTTAGGAGCTGACCATCGAGGTTTGCCCCAGTTGGTCGGCCAGTGTATGATCCATCCCCTCCAGTCATCCCGCCTCCAGCCCCAAAGCTGTCCTGCGATTCCTGATGCCTTCCGATGATCTGCTGCGCAAATCCGTAGAGACCACCAGACCCTCCATTCATCTTACTGTTGAGGATAGCAAGGGCGAGGTTGACAGCTTGCTGATCACAATCGTCCTTGTACGTAAACCACACGGGGTGTCCCTGCAATTCTAGTTGAGCATCCTTGAAAGTGATCCTCACGGCACCAAGAGATTCGGCCGGTGGCACTAGACACACAAGAGATTCAGGGCCCCAgaatgtcgtcgtcgtcgccggctTACCGCCAAACATGACTTCCACGCCCCTCTTGAACCCCTTGCCTAGCACAGTAACCTCATACCCTCCCAGTACCAAGCCCTCCTGCGGTACCACCTTATGTATGACTGGAGTTTGTGAAGCGGCGTTCGAGGCGGCGTTGGCTGGACCAGAAGCGTACACATTTCTGGGTGCAACTTGAGAAAGAGCCACGCCCCCACGTGCTGCGGGCATAGTAAGGGTTGccatggaggtggtggggctGGGGGCTCTGCTTTGGTGGAGCGAGGACGTTCCAGAATATAAACCGACACCTCCATTGTCCAGATTCGCGGTCCCGTTCGGGTTGAATAACGACggttggttgtggttgggcGTCGGTGGACCACTGGCATGCCCCGGTGACATTTGCAGCTGGCCTGGGGCCATTGTCCCTGTAGGTGACACAAACATTCCGTCAGGGGGGAGCCCCAAATGTGCAGGTGGCATATGTCGATACtggggggatggtgttgacgaAGCCGAGGCGCCAACCGTCGATGGCAGTTGTGCTACCGGAGACAGGGCCGTTTCGAGCCGTGCTGCGgcctgcttcctcttcttcgacgGTTGCTGTCCAGGGAGGGGTCCAGCCGGAGCCGGGCGTACCAAGAGGCGAGAAGCTTGGATCGGCTGGTCAGGCAACTGCGTAGACATCGATGAGCTGCGCCTGTCTGCTGCGTTGGTCaggggaggcgaggggtAGAAAACTGTGCTTTCGACGGCAGCCTGTCTATTCAATGCATTTTCGGCGGCATGGGGAGTCTTGTGATCATCGGTAATCATGATCGAGGGTGACAAGGCCTGGGCGACAAACTCTCCCCTGAAATCCGTCAGTGTGAAGATGACCTGAAAGCCCAGCTTTTCGGTATGATGCCGGCAGTAACACGCGATTCTCATCGGTGCCTCGACAGTCCACGGCGCTCCTGGTTGCACCATGTGCACTTGCAACTGGCCTGATTCGTCCGTCTCCCCCTTGGGGGCTTCCCACTCCCTGACTTCGCCAGTGTTGAAAACGATCACTCGGTACAGCTCGTCCTGCCTCCAAatctcttcatcttccacctTTTTGATCTTTTTGCGACTGGCCCGCTTCCGTTCTCGCGACACACAATTTTGACAAATGGTGACTTCCCCGCCATCCTGAGGTTTTGGTCCTTCATCACTTCCGTCTCCGGACTGCAAGGACGGTAGAGTCGGCTTCACTCTAGGTACCTTGGATGCCTTGCGTGCTTGTTCCATGGCTGTCTTCATGAGGTCCTTGTTCTGCATGGCGCTTGTACAAACAAGCCGAACGTGCAGCTCCAACATGTCTGGAGACGGCTCTGGGGTAGGCTTGGCGAGAAGCTTTGGCTTGCTGATGGTGTGTGTTGGAAGATGAATCCTTTTGATACCAGGAGGGAGTGGCGTCAGGTTCAATTTTATCGGAATCTGCGTCTCGACTCGGGACTTGGTAGGCGTTGGGTCTACGGTAAGCTTGAAAGGTTGCGGTTGGGTAAAAAGCCCCCTATTAAAGTTGAGTGGTGGCCCTACGTTTCCAGAAAACTGTGATGGAACAGGCACCATCTGCGGATTTACACCCATGCCGATTGTGTGCCATGGTGGGTAGGTGTTTGTTGGTAGACCATGGTAGTACTGCGGCGATTGGGGGTTGGGCATTCGTGGGGAGAAAGGAGATGTTTCGCGCGAAGTCTCGAGTGACATGTCACTTGTTGTCTGCTTGAAATCAAAGGGCTTCATGTAACCGTCAGCTTGCCATGTCTTGCCCTGGCCAGACAAGCTACTTACCATGTACATATTGTTATTGCCAAACATCAGAGAATCGGCCTGGCTCGTCTGCGGCGATAGTTGCTGGGCTGTCTCGTAGCCGGCGCTGTTTGGGGAGCTGAAGTCTGAATGAGGCTCCATCGCTCCTCCGAAACTTGGCCCGTCAAGACCATTACGCCCATCGACAGTTTGCTCCGTCTTCCATTCTGGCTTGATCTCGGACCCATCCAGCACTGAATCATCCTTGTGGTTTCTCAATGATGTGCTAGTAACCGTTGTGCTTGCTGGCCCGTTGGAGGAGCCCGAGTCGGCCAACGAGTTCCGCGAGCTGGTGTACAAGTTGACATGGCTCATGGGAAGAGCGTCAGAAGGGGACAAGGGGATGAAGACATCCCCCACGTCGTCCATGACATCAGGCCCCgagggaagagggctctCATCGGAATCGAAATATTCTTCTGGATACGGCTCATTGGTGAAATCCTGCATCAGCGACATGAAGTGGCTGGGAtagttgctgctgctgctgctgttgttgttgttgttgttgagctcATCAAACGAGGGTTCCCAGGCTGACATTGGTTGGTCCATGTTGGACAGTTCGCAATTCAAGGCGGCCGGTCCTGCCGTGGCCATCGAGGCTGGTGTGCAACCAGCTGGAAGTAAAACGGGCCGCTGTCGAGCAGGGGGTGCGTGTCGCGTTTGCGAGGCGTTGTCGGTAGTGTCGTGTGTCAGGGACGAGATCAGACTCGGACTCGAAACAATTCGcagttgatgttgtttttTGTTGGGACGGCAAGAGTCAAAGTGGGAACGAGGCCAAATTGCGCCCAGGCGGGGTTCTCAGGGCTTCGCGATGGTCGGGCAGCGGTGTCGTCTCTTCGTAAACGCGGCTCTCACTCACAAATGTCACCTGGCGATGTGGATGATGGCGACGGAGAGAGTGGAGGTGAGGTCCCCCAGTGGTCGGTAGGTAGGttggtcggtcggtcggtcggggAGACGGGATTGGattggatggggttggggcaCTTCCAGTGCTGCACAGCCGTGACGGCGAGAAGCAaagggagagagagcagTTCGAAAGGCGGTAAGCGAAAAATGAGCACTGGCCAATTGTCGATGTTCGGACCCTTGCAATGGCAAAATCGCCCAGCCTTGACCTGGATGTCAATCGTCACTCTCTGCGTCTCTGTTGCAGATGTCTGACCCTCGGCGGTCAACTTCCGGGTGACGGTCGTCCGGAAGAGTGTGTCGTGACCTTGTTTCTTGTTGTGTAGCTAGCTAGCAATGTGAATTGGGGAAAAGCAAAAGGCAAGGTGAGCTGGGCAGGGCAAAAGTTAAGTctgaggtgaggagggcaCTTGGCTGCggagaggaggtgaagaCCAGACCGGACCGGGGGCAACTGGACTGCTCTGCACACCTGGATCAAACCTAAAAGGTGGGGCCTTGTGGAACGCAGGGAAAGCGTGGTGCTTCTGTCAGCCACTGGCAAAATCCCAAATTAGGGTAAAGCTACCGCAATGTTGTAACTGTCAGTGGTCACTGACGGATACAGGGAGGATTCTTCGATATTTCAATTCGACAAAAGTCCTGGGTACGGCATCGTCGGCAGGATCCCTATCAGACTGAACCGCAGGCACGCGGCGTGAGTGAgtgggtgagtgagtgtgtgtgtgtctgtgtgtgtgtgtgtgacagTTGTCATTCATCCGCACTCGGGCTGCATCTCTGCTACTACTGCCAGTTGTCCCCTGAGGTGTTCCTGACTTCGGTGTCTCTTTTGCTTTGCTGCAACTCACCTCTGTCCGGCTGGCCTGCGGCGGATCCGCCGGCCTAGTGTACATATGTGTGTATGTAAAGGGCTTGGTCTGGATCGTAGTAGcaagtggaagaagatgggacGACGCTATTCCGCAATGATGCCATGATGGAGATCACGGATCCATCACGCCTCTTTGACAGTTGCCACTAGTCAACTGATTAACCTTGGAGAAGCTGCTCCGAGAGGGGTCTCAGGGTGCACGGGGCACTATCATGAAGATATCTGGTATGTGTGTGTCAATACTGCGTCTCAGACATGCAGTTTAACCGATCGATATGTCTCTATCGAGGTTTTCCCTCCAAGCGAAATAACAATCCCAGCCATCCAGTCTTTTGGGTCGTCTAAACTTAGccaaacacaccaaaaaCTAGCCCACCGAGTTTCTCGGCGCTGGAAAGGGGGACAAGGGGAAACGCGTCATTTTGCGGACGCTAACAGGAGGGAATAGGATATAAATGATGGACGAATTACGGAACTGTTTCGAGTATTTCTTTTTCATATTACGGACTGACGTCGTGGTCAGAGAAAGCGAGACTGCTGCATGAGACGAGGGCCTTCAAGGGTCATAAAAGGGTTCAAAAAGGGAGGTAGCTAACtggtcttcttcatcttATTCTGTCTACAACATGCGACTCCAAAATGATACTAAACTCCTTGCTATGGAGGCACGCAACACTGCCGAAAAGAAAGGACAGAGGACATCTGAGGCCTCTCGTTTGGTGGTCTGTACATCATGttcccaatcccaccactTGGCACTGTTTCTTTACTCCGAGATGGAGGTCATCCCGGCTAATCCGGGCAGCCCAGTACTCAGCTACTGTCAGCATTGTGCGTCCCGGCCGGTCCCGGTGCTGAGGTCGGTCCTGCGATCGCTGGAGACTCATCCGGAAACCGTATTGTCCGTCCTGGGAGACTTGGTGATTCGAGGTCTATTTCGACGGCGCTGCTAGATCCGTCAGTGCCCATGGCGAGCCCGCCCGAGCCAGCGGGTATGGTTTTGACATCTAGCTCCCCACCTACTGGCCGACTGGGGATAACACTGCCGCCGATTCTGGAAACGGAACGCCTTGCGTCTGACGAAGGAGGCTCCGTGGCAGGCAGTTCCTCTCCTGAGTTTCTCCTTGGTCGTCGGGCGACCAGTGTGCTCATTCTGTTTCGAATTGGTGGAAGAAATTCCCCCCCATCAGATGTCACAGAGATTCCTCTTGAGAGGGTCCTGGGAAGGTAAAATCCTAGCTTTCCAAGTGGGAGACTCAGGCCATGCACAACCTGTCACCGTACATGTTAGTCCCTTTTGTCTTCTTGTCATAGCAACAAAGATTCCAACTTACAATACTGCAAATGGCCAGGAACCATACCACAACTTTGACCACGTGCCCCAAatgctcaacctcctcgctTGGCTCCATCGTCTTCAAGAACTCCAATGTGATATAGAGATAGAAGATCGCCGAAACCCCTACCGGGCCAAAGAAACCCACGAATATCGCCTGGCGGACTTCCTCGATCTGGGGGATAAACTTGTGGATCGCAAACACCCATGGCAACCTCCtgaacagcagcaccagaaTTCCCAAAATAACCAGCCGATGCAGGGGTGCCACCCCATCATTCACCAAAAACTCATGCCACGGGCAAACCGCCCCCAACCACATGAACACCGACACATTCAGCAGCATGTCAATGGTTGGCTGTAACGAATCGTCCAGCGTCTCCAATCGAAACCAGTCATCCCAAGTGAAGGCATTGCCTGCAATAAAACAAGCAAGGACGTCATCGCTCCCAATCATCCCACACGTTCCCACGATGAACAACTATCAACAGATGTTAGCTTAGTCCTTCCCAGACACATTCCCCTACTTCTTCAGACCCAGCCTCAGGAGTTGTAGAAAACACCTACCGCCAAACTGATAGCAAAAACCAAAAAGCTCTCCCTATCCACAaacttcctctcctcagCCCAATGCAACAGCTTGTTCgctccccaacccacaacAGCACCATACACctatcaacatcaccagctGGTTAGCAAAatctcctctccctcgagGGCAAAACATCAAAAGCACAAAACCTACCACACTCAACAGTATCGTATACCCCCAAGTCTCCCCAAACCACTGCCCCATcgcccccctcacccccccaccccctccaccccatcccacctcaAGTAAATACAgccccaaaaacaaaaacggataccccaacccatcattcGCACCACTCTCGGCAATAATCACATCCTGCAGCTCCTTCGGCACGTTATGATCCGCAAACTTGCCCTTCACAATCACATTGCTCAACACCGGGTCCGTGGGCGTGACACAGctgcccaccaccagcgcctcCAGAAACCTAATCCCAGGCACCAGACCCCAGATCAAAAGAGCAGTAGACAGCCACATAGCCGTCATGATCGGGCCCAGAAACCACAGCAGCGGCCGCCATTGTTTCTTGAGATATCGTGACGGTAACTGAACACCCGCCAAAACAAGCTGAATCCCAAGAACAAGACGGGTGAACGAGAGCGTGACAATGTTGAGGTCTTCTTCCGATCCCAAAGTATACTCGAGCGGTTTGATTAaattcgccgccgccggagAAAAGGCCACTCCCGCAAGCAACGAAATCACTGATACATTTTTTGTTAGTatctcatcttcaccaacggtTGAGGGAGGGTGTACAAGTCCAGGCGTCATAAGGGATATagacaagaagcaaaacacCTACAAGCCTCACTCAAATAAAAATTCTCCTTCATCAAATACGACACCAGTCCAAACAAACTgatccacccccccaacacgCTCAACACAATGTTGAAGTTTGTAATCGCCAAGGTCGGCATCTTGgctttccctccccccttggCGCCAAGCTGTCAAAACCACActcctccggctccggctcggGACCTCCGGACTCCACCCTTTCCGAATCCTCCGGACCGGGCGGCGCGGAAACTCCTTCTGTCCAAGTAAAAGCCGCaagtggtgtgtggtgtgtatGTCGAAGGCGTGAGGCTGGATGTTATCGACACATTTGACCAAATCCCTCTCCGTGTTGTTTTAGAAAATCTTGCGCAGGAGAAAGAATCTAGAATGAAAAGTGAGCTCAGACCACCCACCCGTAAACAAACCAACAAACTTACTTTCAACAACAATGACCCAGCAACCGTTATCTGTATCGACGTCAGTTGAGGAGAGCGAGTGAGTGAGCAAGAACCATAAAAAACGGCGGCGCCAAGCCCGCTTTTAAGGACCAGATCACACAGGCTGGGTCACCGCGGGCACAGTGTCAGAACTCCACTTTTGTTGGACAACATCCCTCAAGCAGGAAGGAGCGGAATTCCATGAGAAGAGACCCCGATGGGTAATCCCCAAAACCTTAAAAAAATCAGACGAAGGGTGTTATGTATAGGGGCATTCAGCCCAGTGAGAAAAGGCCAAAAATGAAAGTCCAAAAGTTGAGTGCGGCCATCGGGAATCGAACCCGACTCTAATGCTTGGAAGGCATT from Podospora pseudocomata strain CBS 415.72m chromosome 3, whole genome shotgun sequence includes:
- the SPT23 gene encoding SPT3 Dosage dependent suppressor of Ty-induced promoter mutations-like protein (EggNog:ENOG503P07N; COG:K), coding for MATAGPAALNCELSNMDQPMSAWEPSFDELNNNNNNSSSSSNYPSHFMSLMQDFTNEPYPEEYFDSDESPLPSGPDVMDDVGDVFIPLSPSDALPMSHVNLYTSSRNSLADSGSSNGPASTTVTSTSLRNHKDDSVLDGSEIKPEWKTEQTVDGRNGLDGPSFGGAMEPHSDFSSPNSAGYETAQQLSPQTSQADSLMFGNNNMYMPFDFKQTTSDMSLETSRETSPFSPRMPNPQSPQYYHGLPTNTYPPWHTIGMGVNPQMVPVPSQFSGNVGPPLNFNRGLFTQPQPFKLTVDPTPTKSRVETQIPIKLNLTPLPPGIKRIHLPTHTISKPKLLAKPTPEPSPDMLELHVRLVCTSAMQNKDLMKTAMEQARKASKVPRVKPTLPSLQSGDGSDEGPKPQDGGEVTICQNCVSRERKRASRKKIKKVEDEEIWRQDELYRVIVFNTGEVREWEAPKGETDESGQLQVHMVQPGAPWTVEAPMRIACYCRHHTEKLGFQVIFTLTDFRGEFVAQALSPSIMITDDHKTPHAAENALNRQAAVESTVFYPSPPLTNAADRRSSSMSTQLPDQPIQASRLLVRPAPAGPLPGQQPSKKRKQAAARLETALSPVAQLPSTVGASASSTPSPQYRHMPPAHLGLPPDGMFVSPTGTMAPGQLQMSPGHASGPPTPNHNQPSLFNPNGTANLDNGGVGLYSGTSSLHQSRAPSPTTSMATLTMPAARGGVALSQVAPRNVYASGPANAASNAASQTPVIHKVVPQEGLVLGGYEVTVLGKGFKRGVEVMFGGKPATTTTFWGPESLVCLVPPAESLGAVRITFKDAQLELQGHPVWFTYKDDCDQQAVNLALAILNSKMNGGSGGLYGFAQQIIGRHQESQDSFGAGGGMTGGDGSYTGRPTGANLDGQLLNVLEMIDLDDSPHSARFNLRTRATGQTALHVACYLGLHRFVAGLLARGANPDVRDKAGYTALHMASLKNRPDIIRLLTSHGADSTLRTLSGLTAADVAKSPAAIRAINRFESHTRSRSGVSLHSRVNSALNLAKALPAPESKDAESDNSLKVEADDGEESPEYSTFATTEESDAASGNADEEDEWLDMRGNNSITPAPPADDAPRRQRRGTDGLGGLALPTAAMTAFRDHMTTQFQQLQQAMQLNILQNLPMPYIPQMPDYQAAVMQRLASMVPNLGGPRPDSNVEDVSSIKELWHALSSMATSAQPAPIQAPPAYSEIFQQDTYDKKQSSAVQAAAEAEADVKCAALYDEAGPSTQEALTVTAPVVEAEEQFSDEDAAFIEIGPKNAITEAQRERILRARAERMKRLSGDRNLFFIWIPLLVLMMGAMFYSSLPYWGSTIREVITNVRVPQGAVLGQLV
- a CDS encoding hypothetical protein (EggNog:ENOG503NU9A; COG:P) encodes the protein MPTLAITNFNIVLSVLGGWISLFGLVSYLMKENFYLSEALISLLAGVAFSPAAANLIKPLEYTLGSEEDLNIVTLSFTRLVLGIQLVLAGVQLPSRYLKKQWRPLLWFLGPIMTAMWLSTALLIWGLVPGIRFLEALVVGSCVTPTDPVLSNVIVKGKFADHNVPKELQDVIIAESGANDGLGYPFLFLGLYLLEVGWGGGGGGVRGAMGQWFGETWGYTILLSVVYGAVVGWGANKLLHWAEERKFVDRESFLVFAISLALFIVGTCGMIGSDDVLACFIAGNAFTWDDWFRLETLDDSLQPTIDMLLNVSVFMWLGAVCPWHEFLVNDGVAPLHRLVILGILVLLFRRLPWVFAIHKFIPQIEEVRQAIFVGFFGPVGVSAIFYLYITLEFLKTMEPSEEVEHLGHVVKVVVWFLAICSIVVHGLSLPLGKLGFYLPRTLSRGISVTSDGGEFLPPIRNRMSTLVARRPRRNSGEELPATEPPSSDARRSVSRIGGSVIPSRPVGGELDVKTIPAGSGGLAMGTDGSSSAVEIDLESPSLPGRTIRFPDESPAIAGPTSAPGPAGTHNADSS